In Juglans microcarpa x Juglans regia isolate MS1-56 chromosome 1S, Jm3101_v1.0, whole genome shotgun sequence, the genomic stretch ACTCACCATTTGATTGCAAGCGTTGAGCGGCCTCctgtaaaacaaaaaactattaATAATTGAGGacgaactaaataaatatagaaaaactaCATAATCTTAAGTATGCACAAAATTTAGACCACCTTTTTAGCTACTGTTTCCTTTTTCCACGTTTCAACACCTTTGAGGAATGCCTTAGTTGACATAACTGCAGGTCACCAGGATCAAATCAGCGAAGTTGtccatgaagagagagagagagagagaggaaaaaaaaagtggagaaaaGACTGCTATTCAAAACAACTGTTACCTAGGAAGATAATAATTAACAAGACCGTGATCATCCACTCAGCAAAAATCACATTGAAAGTAACTCCAATACTGATTCCCAGTACCAGCATTGGTTGAAATAGAAGTGCCAGGTCATAGTCAATGACTGGCAGCTCAAGGGTAGGATGCCTTTGCCTTAAATTGTAGAAAACAGTTGCACATGCTCCACCCATGATCATACCTGACCAAATAAACAAGAGCGCAAGGAAATTGTTGCAGGTTCTTCAATAGAACAGGGAATGGTAAGTTAGAGAAACAACCTTTTGTTCATGAACTACCCAGTGATTAAGAAAGAATATAACATTTACCAAATGGAAGCAACTCTCAGATTAGCAGCCCCTACTTTAAGAATGAAATGGATATGATACAAAACTTAAGCGGGGATAAACAAATCCAAAAAGTATAAGCTGCTGCATTATGTCAGAAACGCTTATGTAGACCATTACTGTCTTGAATGAACTCGTGTAGCTTTGGCCTTGAGGGGATTCCTAACTCAGATATCATTTCTTACTTCTAACATTCGTTCTTGTGTTCCAAATGCTAACTATAAATTAGAACTCAATAAAAGGAGTAGAGCTTCTTATTTCTAAATAGCTTTTCAGGACCGCAATAAATGCACAAGGCATGAAAAACTAGCGATGAGAACACTTACATTTTGACATAGCCGTCGATGATTTCTGATCAAACCCAATAATCAGGGTCAACATTGGAACAAAAATTCCACCCCCACCAACTCCTCCCACGCTCCCAAAAGCTGCCCCTAAGAACCCAATTATTGTACCCACCGCAATTTTCCAGCCAAATTTCATTTCCTGTCCCAATTTCTAAAGCTGTAAGCACAATTTTCCAACATGTTCAAGAAACAATGTCCATGTTTAATATCGCCAGAAAAGAGCATTTTAGCAAACAACGGTCTATAGAGTTAAATTTTCGTAGGAGATTTTGATGcaaaatgtgaaaaaagaagaagaaaagagaccTTATAATCTTTGATTCTGGtggatatttttttcaacttcgtaaATTAGTTTGCAGACGAGATAACAATAATTATCAGAAAAAAATACGTTCAGCTTCCCTTGCAAATAAGCAGAGCAGGGTAAAAACTAAAAGCATCAAATACCCTATAATCCAGTGCACAAATACTAAATTATGAAATAGATAGACTAACCGGCCAAACATGCTCATGACCAAATCGACCAGTCTGCGCTTGGGagtttgatattctcgttaaaTAACGAGATTCAACCACTTCATTCACTTTCTGATCTAATATTTCTTTTCCCCAAAAATGAACCGAGACCATGACAAGAAAAGCAATCGCAACCACTCCAATCAGTCTTGATCCCCATCTTTCTGAGTCAGTCCCAGCCATCATATATATCAGTTCCTTCTTACTCTCCCTCAAAACATTAAACTTTTTATATACAGCTTTTCTCCACTTGCAGCACAGTTAAAGCACAAGACCGAGAAAGTGAAAGCACGCCAAGTAGCTAGTCTGTCTGACTCAACTAGTTAAAACAGAGTGACCATATTCACCATGAATTTCCATTGAAAACTGAAGAGTTTACACTGCTGATACAATTAGTAACGCAGCAAGTTCCTTGAAACAGTAGGAGCGAATTTCCTCATTCAGTCGCTTATCTCTCCTGTATCCATCATGTACTTCAACGTCGCTGGAAGTTTTCTAGGCTCAGTAGTCGAAGAAAAGCCCTTCAAGAATCAAGATTGAGGAAAGCAGCTACTGCTACTTTCGCAGTTTTTCTAAAAGCAGGCTCACATGACTTTACCTGTTTGGCCGTTTACATGGATTTCCGGAGACGACACGCGAACCTGGTGTAGTAAGTCAAACGACACAAACCCCTCCGTGAGAGAATGAAGGGTCTCTGTTTTATTGTTGCAGCCATTTTCTTTACGATTATGGATTTGCTTTTAGAGGTGACGGTGATTTTGATTCGACGTGTTTGCCTCAGAAATGATAGAGCAAACgtgaaaaagtaaataaataagagatttatataaaataaattatttttttaataataaattttatttttttaataaaaaaagtgcataatatttatttggagAGTCGGAAGAGTTTGTAACATTCGTgccttttcttaaaaaaataaaaaaaattaggcaaaTTTAATATCTACGTAGACAAAAtcacattttaataataaattttattatttttcaaataaaacgtGCCAGTTGAAATATCATAATATCCAAAAGGAGCatgctaaaataatatttatatttattttttaaatacttttaaatctcttcgaatatttaataaaaaaattataaatttattaaaaaaatattttcttaaacattaagtaaaaaaaaatacaatggaTAACCTTTCTTGATGGGTTTTTTTAGGTAagagtagcattttcctatCTAAAATAGTACTGTATATACGAATATTTTTACCTTGTTATTATTACATTCTGACATGTAATACTGATAATGAAAGTACTGATATAACCCTACTGTATGAGTAAGAAAAACTGAACACGTAAAATGCAATGTAATATTATTCAacatctatcattattctttgaaaaatgCTATTCCCACGTAAAGTTTCGTTTCTACCGaattgcattttatttattttttaacttaatgattaaaaaatacttttaaataaatttgtgattttttttataaataattctacatacaactgtgAGATATATAAACGTCGAGTAATTGTTTTGAGAAAAAGTGaaagttattattaaaaaattaattcttttcatataagtctcatattttattatttttttaaaacgattacaattgtaaatatatttttttatttttaaaaaatatttaaatactttataaaaatgtttgaaaaaaagtattaaaaaaataaataaaaatcctgATCGATGAGATCCGCTGCGGACATAGCGTCCTTATTCTTTTTACTTATCATGCACTATTcaagtgtttttattttgtgcaATTTTTTCGTGTACGTAGCACGGTTCAAGCCATGAATATGGAACAATTtcaatctagtttttttttttaaatataaaaaataaaaataaaaaactcttcTTAGTAGTCGGTCGGTATGCAAAACacacatttatttaattaacatgataatacttgatttaatctaaaaatttaaaattaaaatctcttataaatcaaatcttattatattaataaaatcgaATATGTACTTTTACGTTAACTTATAAATAGAAGAACTCAAAGATCTAGGAGAGATATCAGTCTCCATCctaaagattttatttaatgcGTACCAAATTAGACCTCTTTCTAATTCCAATGATTCCACGAACAAGTATCGAGTAATTTAACTGCGaacaaacttaaaattaatGTACGTTTGTCGGAATTACAAAAAGCGATCTAATCAAATTTGAGATCAGCTAGCTGGctttctttgttcatttttgGAACCCTATCTAGTTGAAGTTCTACTCGATCCACATGAACCACAGAGTATACTGTGTTGGGTGGTTTGTGACGTTAATACTATCTATCTTTATGATTGATAGAGAGCATCGGAAAACGAAGTTTCTGGACTCCAATCACATATTCATCCACCAAGCATTCATTGATTACTGTCGCACTTTGTGTTGGCGACCAAAAGAGAGATGGGGTCGAAATTCATCATGCATTTTGGATCACATCTCTTTTTAATATCTTGATGATCCCTTAAAGTTTTGGAAAAAGTCACGCAGGAGCTCACGTCatggtgtaaacatgagtaatgctatatacaattgTAAAGTGCATAAGCATcatgcaatcgttttgaaaaaaagtaagatttattattaaaaaattaattttttttatatagatctcatatttatttacttttttttcaaagtgattatgcGACACATACACACTaagcaactatcatttttcttatttctcttaCGCCTTACAATATTCCAGACTCTTAACCTTTACCATGTGTTGATATATATGGGGTTCATTTCTTTTCTCGGAAGTACTGGCATTTAAAATGTGGGCATTCCGAACTACAACATTTGTGTGCATTATAATCTCCTCGGAATATTCGAATCCAGTTGCACAAAAGTCATACAAGGAgataaaatgttttgaaaatttctatatataagcTGGCCAGGATAACACGTGTtgaaatatttacataatataatttgattttaaaaaaaattaatcttacttatcaaatcttaccatttcaATAATACACGTGTGCTCTACATTCtagtttaagaatataataactctttaagaatataataactcttaAATTTTTAATGCATGCTTGTCATTTTGCTGAACTTTTGATCGCTTTTTGTGAGTTGATCATTATTAGTAGACTCAACAAAATAGGCTagaaaattcacttttataaatttagctagctACTTTTCAACAACACCAAATAACAGTCTCtctaaatctattattattttattaaaatattaattttgacattttcatttattctaattctatttgtaatttgaattctaattgtaatttgaatattgattttgacattttcatttattttgacaCATTTTTTCGTCTGAAGCTGTTGTTCCTTCATTTCTCTTCTTGCGCAAGAGTAAGATgaatttttcattatcttttctTCTTGCACTGGAGGAACAGCAGATAACGGGAAGATAATTATTTATGGTGAAGATGAAATTTAGCAAGCTTAAGGGGCTGGCCAGATTTGGCCAGTGAATGAATTTTGAgctaaaattattattcatttattgagACCATTATAGTAAATTTTTGTATAACTTAGCTAAATTTGGCTAAGTTGAttccactactagtgctcttaggAGATGGAAAACTCAACAAGGTGGCATGTGAGTGGTTGGTATCTGCATAGTAGTAGATCcgatgattttgtttttttggtatAAAATAGGAGGAAAAAAGAGGGGAAAGGAGACAAGGATGAAAGATTGTGGGCGAGTAATTGAGAGGATGGAAAATAGGGTATGTAGAAGCTTGGAGAGAGACAAACATGTAAACCTGTATCATTAAAGACTATTTTTGGACAGTGGGTGTTTGTGGGTTAAACTTCATTTTCCAGATACTGAAATGCATAGTCTGAGGTTAAGTCCAATTGATGGAGTATAGAATGGCTGGTTTGACCACAACTGGAGTGATTGTTTTATCCTAGATCACTTGGTAATTGTTTGGGTGTAGTTGAACGTTTAACCCATCCCAATTAATCGAATTCCAAAAACTCCTGTCATTGAAATTGACCATCACCATTGAATGTGACAGACAATGGGGATTCGAACTACAGACAAACAAACCTATAGGGCCACCCATCAACTAAGCAAGAAATAGCGATGTACTGCACTGGTTTCTCCTTTACACTGGCATCATTCCTACTTGCTTTGTAAATAGAATAGGCCGATTGACAGTAACAAGGGCTTTGTCTTGTTTTGTGGTAAACCAATAAAGAGCAGTGTTCCCTGCAGACAGAATGCATCTAAGTTTCACTTCGATCAAATcctcttttcttattttatgaCTTTTGGGCCTACTCAAAAGCCCAAAACTTAATGAGTCAACTCATCTAGTCCACTGGAAAAGCTTCCTATAAGTCATAAGTCTCATGTGACCTGAGTTGGGATTCGGCCAATGAACAAATATAAAAACCCAAAAGATGTTCATTCCTGGGTTATATATTGTATGTGATAGACACAAACCCACACATTCTCGTGAAAGAATGGTTCTGGAGTTTGGAATCTTGGATGTAAATGGAAATCCAAGTAAAAGCAAGAGCAACTCGAGCTCTCCATAAAATCAACAGCtttcattccaaaaaataataataactccGAAGGTTTAGACCCACAAAATTCTCAACTTCGCTCGAACCAAATAACATTAGCcacaaaacatcaaaataatctcCATCAAAATAATctccacaaaataaaaaaatagatgattatGAGTTGAGCCCTTACCATGTTTATTCCCATTGCTTTTAAAAGCAACTAAACTTACAGATTCAACATATACACAACAATCAACAACAACCGGACATTCCACAGgggaatcaattttggctcCGAGATTCCAAAACACAGTACTTGCTAATCTATTTCAAGCAAAACCCTCAGTTAAAGTTGGCTTTTTTTCATCTCCTCTCTCATCATCACCCTCACCATTCTTCGCCTTGTCTCCAATCTCCAAACCCTCCAATCCTTCCACACACGCTTTTCCTTCCCTACCCGCAATTTCCTCCACCCCGACCACTACCTTATCCCCCTCTCCTCCACCTCCGACTCGCCACCCACAACCACATCATCATCACCTCCAACTCCGGGCACTCCACTTCCCTTCTCAGTGGCGCATGGCCCCGGAGCTTCGTGCTCCGGCGATGCTGCGACCACCGTGTCCTGCGTTCCTTTTGCAGCGCTGGGCCATGGGTCCTTGACGCAGTCTCCTTCGGAGAAGGAGGTCACCGTTTCTTCGTCATCGGATGTCGTGAATATCGACGCGGCGCGTGACTTCACGGCCGTGGCGGCTTTCAGGAAAGCTTCTTTGATGGAATCCGGCGGGAGGGCACAGTCTTCTAGCCCTGCATCTTCGATTCGCGGAGGGAGGATCTGGTGAAGTAGTCCGGCTTCTCGTTCCTTCGCGGCTTCCATGAATGATGATGCTTCACATTCGAAGCCCTAAATTTTCGTATAAAATGGATCCGAGGACTTGAAGGCGAAAAATGCTTCGATTGGTGTTATTTCCCATTTTAGCCCTGATATCACATTAATGTTTCGATTGAAATTCAACTTGGGCTGGTTTACCAGGGACAGGACTGTCGAAACGGTTAAGGAGTCCTGGCAACGTGTCCCTCACTCGACACGTATTATGTGGATTCTATAGGCACGTGTCAGTATCCCAAAAGGCTGGGAAATCCGTAGGTGAATCATACTCGCAAAACAAAATGATCCAACACTGTAGCATAGTGCTAAATGGGAGGAGAGTTTTCCTGAAACCAATTGCGACCACCGTTAAAAGATACAGTTTAGGTAGTGAGTTAGAGTTacgatgaaagttaaataaaatattatttttttaatattattattattttaaaattttaaaaa encodes the following:
- the LOC121247747 gene encoding sulfite exporter TauE/SafE family protein 3-like isoform X2, which gives rise to MMAGTDSERWGSRLIGVVAIAFLVMVSVHFWGKEILDQKVNEVVESRYLTRISNSQAQTGRFGHEHVWPEMKFGWKIAVGTIIGFLGAAFGSVGGVGGGGIFVPMLTLIIGFDQKSSTAMSKCMIMGGACATVFYNLRQRHPTLELPVIDYDLALLFQPMLVLGISIGVTFNVIFAEWMITVLLIIIFLVMSTKAFLKGVETWKKETVAKKEAAQRLQSNGIANEEVEPRPLPERPTDGSRAEETKDSKRSRVSVLENVYWRELGILVAVWAIILALQIAKNYTETCSAAYWVLNLLQIPVAAGVSLYESVSLYRGRRVIASKGEASTNWRVHQLVFYCAGGIVAGIVGGLLGLGGGFVLGPLFLEMGIPPQCHSHIRHGIFLIPVCR
- the LOC121247749 gene encoding uncharacterized protein LOC121247749, whose translation is MEAAKEREAGLLHQILPPRIEDAGLEDCALPPDSIKEAFLKAATAVKSRAASIFTTSDDEETVTSFSEGDCVKDPWPSAAKGTQDTVVAASPEHEAPGPCATEKGSGVPGVGGDDDVVVGGESEVEERGIR